A window from Drosophila miranda strain MSH22 chromosome Y unlocalized genomic scaffold, D.miranda_PacBio2.1 Contig_Y2_pilon, whole genome shotgun sequence encodes these proteins:
- the LOC117193058 gene encoding derlin-2-like — MNALRQFYLEIPVVTRAYTTVCVLTTLAVHLDLVSPLQLYFNPTLIVRKFQIWRLATTFLYFGTIGITFFFNMVFTYRYCRMLEDGSFRGRSSDFVMMFIFGGVLMTFFGIFVNLLFLGQAFTLMLVYVWSRRNPSVPMNFFGVLNFQAPYLPWVLLCCSMILGNTVWVDIIGMGVGHIYYVLEDVYPTLSNGYRLIKTPYFLKRLFNEHIERNYQAAAEDRPGGFPWGGEGGEPLLGQNGGQPEPADQEPPAASAPQ, encoded by the coding sequence ATGAATGCTCTGCGGCAATTCTATCTGGAGATCCCGGTCGTCACCAGGGCCTATACAACGGTCTGCGTGCTCACAACGCTGGCGGTGCACCTGGACCTGGTGTCGCCGCTACAGCTGTACTTTAATCCCACGCTGATTGTGCGCAAATTCCAAATCTGGCGACTGGCCACCACATTCCTGTACTTTGGAACCATCGGCATTACCTTCTTTTTTAATATGGTCTTCACATATCGCTACTGTCGCATGCTGGAGGACGGCTCATTTCGCGGGCGTAGCTCGGACTTTGTCATGATGTTCATCTTTGGCGGCGTTCTTATGACATTCTTTGGAATATTTGTTAACCTGTTGTTCCTGGGCCAGGCCTTCACTCTGATGCTGGTCTATGTGTGGTCGCGACGAAATCCTTCGGTGCCCATGAACTTTTTCGGCGTGCTCAACTTTCAGGCTCCCTATCTTCCCTGggtgctgctctgctgctccaTGATTCTGGGCAACACGGTTTGGGTGGACATTATTGGCATGGGCGTGGGCCACATCTACTATGTGCTGGAGGACGTATATCCAACACTCTCCAATGGTTACAGACTGATTAAGACTCCATATTTTCTAAAACGGCTTTTCAACGAGCACATTGAGCGCAACTACCAGGCGGCCGCCGAGGATCGTCCCGGCGGATTTCCATGGGGCGGGGAGGGTGGAGAACCACTGCTAGGCCAAAACGGAGGGCAGCCTGAGCCGGCGGATCAAGAGCCACCGGCTGCATCGGCGCCGCAATAA
- the LOC117193057 gene encoding probable lysine-specific demethylase 4A has protein sequence MSTKSSFQDGEQNKVPRIMTFRPSYSEFHHFSTYIEYMESRGAHLAGLVKIQPPPEWVPRKSGYDIENINMTIPPPISQVVQGAQGVYQQFNVQQRKQMTLRLFMEKANSELHSTPRHIDYDDLERKYWKNVTYVSPLYAADVQGTLSDEELDVWNIGRLDTVLNLVNTDYNITIDGVNTAYLYFGMWKSSFAWHTEDMDLYSINYLHFGAPKTWYAIPPAYGRRLEKLANELFPETYQECNAYLRHKMTMISPKVLRQHNIPYNKITQEAGEIMITFPFGYHSGFNHGFNGAESTNFASKRWIEYGKRASICRCRSDMVKISMETFVRHFQPDRYDNWLKGKDFGYHPEEPGKQCPANPPTINVYDKKESMAVFKSKAPTSQKRGCSMATNADANGADDDDDRASVTSTSSIRLKQAVVKLRKLPQSALVSEPPATPEKYDFNSIVEKGVKRLWEELLNPNPGVNLLNNGVVKNTKRMRFHTKVLTLEDED, from the exons ATGTCTACAAAGTCTTCATTTCAAGATGGGGAACAAAATAAAGTTCCCCGCATCATGACCTTTCGTCCCAGCTACAGTGAGTTCCACCACTTTTCGACCTACATAGAGTATATGGAGAGTCGCGGGGCCCATCTCGCTGGTTTGGTTAAAATTCAG CCCCCGCCAGAATGGGTCCCCAGGAAGTCTGGGTACGACATAGAGAACATCAATATGACGATTCCTCCACCGATTTCTCAGGTGGTCCAGGG GGCACAAGGAGTGTACCAGCAATTCAACGTGCAACAACGCAAGCAGATGACACTGCGTCTGTTCATGGAGAAGGCAAACTCCGAGCTACACAGCACACCGCGTCACATCGACTACGACGATCTGGAGCggaaatattggaagaatgTTACATACGTATCACCGCTGTATGCAGCTGATGTCCAGGGAACGCTCAGTGACGAGGAACTAGATGTGTGGAACATCGGGCGGCTAGACACCGTACTGAACCTGGTTAACACAGATTATAATATAACCATAGACGGGGTTAATACAGCGTACCTCTATTTCGGAATGTGGAAGAGTTCCTTTGCTTGGCACACCGAAGACATGGATCTTTATTCCATAAATTATCTTCATTTTGGTGCTCCCAAAACATGGTACGCCATTCCACCGGCCTACGGAAGACGCTTGGAGAAGCTGGCCAATGAGTTATTCCCTGAAACCTATCAGGAATGCAATGCGTACCTCCGTCACAAGATGACCATGATAAGTCCCAAAGTTTTGCGACAGCATAATATACCCTACAACAAAATTACCCAGGAGGCGGGTGAAATTATGATAACCTTTCCGTTTGGCTACCATTCTGGCTTCAACCACGGCTTCAATGGTGCAGAGTCGACCAACTTTGCGTCCAAGCGCTGGATAGAGTATGGCAAGCGCGCTAGCATATGCAGGTGCCGCAGCGATATGGTTAAAATCTCAATGGAGACATTTGTGCGCCACTTTCAGCCGGACCGCTATGATAATTGGTTGAAGGGAAAAGACTTTGGCTATCACCCGGAGGAGCCAGGCAAGCAATGTCCTGCAAATCCGCCAACAATCAATGTGTACGACAAAAAGGAAAG TATGGCTGTGTTCAAGTCAAAAGCTCCCACGTCGCAGAAACGAGGCTGCTCGATGGCTACAAACGCAGATGCAAATGGTGcagatgatgacgacgatagGGCTAGCGtaaccagcaccagcagcataCGTCTCAAGCAGGCTGTAGtcaagcttcgcaaactcccACAAAGCGCACTTGTATCTGAACCTCCTGCCACACCAGAAAAGTATGACTTCAACTCGATTGTCGAGAAGGGCGTTAAGCGCTTGTGGGAGGAGCTGCTCAATCCAAATCCTGGAGTCAATTTGCTCAATAACGGTGTGGTGAAGAACACAAAACGAATGCGCTTTCACACAAAGGTCCTCACACTCGAGGACGAGGATTGA